Genomic segment of Salvia hispanica cultivar TCC Black 2014 chromosome 2, UniMelb_Shisp_WGS_1.0, whole genome shotgun sequence:
CCTCCGGAGTTCTTTGCTTCGGGAATCTTCCAATTCTTTTTTGAACCCGGACTTTTCTACTGACATGGATCTGAATACCTCTGCTCCTGTTAATTACAGAGGTTCATTGTCTTCAAAGCTCTCTCCACACTGCACTGATCCTGAAAACTTTGAAGGCCAAAGAGGGTTGTTAGCTTATTACCCCAAATCAAGAGACCATGATTTTGCAATTGATAGATATCTTCCTGAGGCATCAGAAAATTGGAGAAAGCATGGGATAGGCATGTCGGCTGGCATATATTCCAATTGTTCCGAATCACAAgatttgggcacggagatttgTCTGCGGGATAAAAACTTGGCAATTTATGGGAATCAGCACTTCAGATTCTCTAGAAATATGGATCCCGGGGAACTCCACAAGAGTTCTGGAGCTAATTCCTGCCTTAACAGGAGAAGTGTTTTTAGCCGTTTGTCTTCTAAGCCATCACAGTTTAGTGAGAAGAGAGATGATATTGATCTTAAACATCAAGACTGCTATATCGATGCTACAGCTGATGAACTCATGGAGATGTTGAAGCAGGATGATAATCTGTCACCAAGAAAGCTCAGGAAATCTGGAATTGTTGGAGAACCTAGAGAAAGTGCAGTCCATGAAAAGGAAAGCCAGCGTCATATGGAAACAGAGCATTGTTCAATGGAGAAGAAAAGGCTGAACAGCGCAACTCAAGCTACTGCAGTTAGTATGGTTGAAATCCCTAAAGAGACTCGAAATATAAACTTCAAGCGTCGTagtgaaagaaagaaattggTCGGGATTAGTTCTGGTTCAGCCTCCCATAGTAGTCCCACGGATGCTAGAGAAGTGGTAAAAAACTCCACTAATTCAACTTCAAGACGCAAAAAACTGGTTAGACCTGCTTTCAGTAAAACTGATACTGCTAGTAATGCTGCTACATGTGGCAATGAAACATCACAGCCTCCTGCTCCAATCCTCGAAAAGGATGACAAACAGAGTAGTGAGACAGCCACTAATGTACTTGAATCTGAGATTCCCAGTGACAGTACCAATGTGCTAGCTCCACACACTCGTCAAGTTATGGACTGTAATAAAGAACCCCCATATTCTGAGGAGCAAAAAGACGCATTCGCTCCTGTATTGCCAACTCCAAGTGTTGAGCATGGAAAAGATGACATCCATGTGGGTTGTTCCAAGGTTCCATGGGAAACATCTCAACAGATGATTCAAATTTCTGCTGAAGGTGGTTTAGCCAAAGATACTGATGGTACTAGCATCACCAGCTTGGACTTTCCAGAACCATCTTTTGAAGGGGCCGAACTTGGTTCTATTTGCAAGAACAACGAGGAGGTTCCAAGGGAAACATCTCAACAGATGATTTCTGATATTCAAACTTCTGTTGAAGGTGGTTTAGCCAACGATAATGATGGTACTACTATCACCAGCTTGGACCTTCCAGAACAATCTTTTGAAGGGGTCGGACTTGGTTCTGTTTGCAAGAACAACGAGGAGGTTCCAAGGGAAACATCTCAACAGATGATTTCTGATATCCAAACTTCTGTTGAAGGTGGTTTAGCCAAAGATAATGATGGTACTACTATCACCAGCCTGGACCTTCCAGAACCATCTATTGAAGGGGTCGAACTTGGTTCTTCTGGTTGCAAGAACAACGAGGAGAAACTtctaaagaaaatgaagatcaTACTAACTACTAAGAAAGATGTGAAAgctgcttcttcttctcagTGAAGCCCACACATGTTCCTTGGAAATTGCTATGGTTTCCGTTCCTTCATCTGTGTGCAGAATCCGTGTACTAAGCATCAATTTATGGATGTGCCAGTGATGGAAGCTATGTCATTTGTTTCTCTTGAAAGCTACTCCGGCACTGCAGCTGATTGGTCAGGCTTCTTCCACTGCCACGCTCATCTTGCCTTGCAAGATGGTTTTGCTCTTGCATTCttttctttcacttttttttgttttttgaatGATTTTGGTGAGATGAGGTGGGATTGATTATATGCATCCCTCCGCTTAATCATCTTCTCATTCATTTCGTGTTAATGGTGAATTTGCCAGAATTGGCTGTGAAATGCACAATTCAACATTCCCAGTTTATTACAGTGGATAATTGTGTAGTTACCTCATCGGCAAAGGTTTAAACTAagttttttatgatttagatGTTTTTGTTACATAATGTTTTTGTCAATTATTCaccaaaacaaattaatttaacttaaATAAACATCCAAATAATTACACCCTCTAAATTCTAATGAAGTAAATCAATTTCCATATAGGCCAAAAAAATTCGATTATGTGAACTTCTAAACTGATCTAATCACTTTAACTATTGAAGCCCAATAAAATAACCCAAAATTTCAAAGGGCCCAAGTTAGAGCCCAACTCATCTCTCTCCGATACAAGCAGAAAAACAAATTCTGATTACTTCATCTCAGATTCCGGCGAAATCCTCGCCGTAGTCGATCGCCGGGAAGCCGATTTTGCTTTCATCGCCACTTTCTTCCTCTCTCTACCTCATTCTCGTTATCTCTCTCACACTCTACCTATTCACATTCTCAATTCCATTCACAGAAAAAACACTCTGTCCTCTCTCTCCGGATCCAAAGGCATCGGATCAGCTCGGAAGGCTCAAGGTACTTATTTtctagtagtattttgttttgcaaTTCTCTGTTTCTGTTCCAGTTTGATGATAATCATGCTCCATTTCACATGAAATTCATTCACGGAACAGAAAAATCGATATGCTTCGTCAACTCCGCACGCGGCGGCGCCCGCGCTACGGCGCGCACATCTGCGCCCTGATCGCGGCGgtgctcctcctcctctcgGTGTCTCTCCTCTACAGCCGCCTGTCCTTCTTCAGTTCGCAACCGCAAGTGCAGCACTCCCTCCATCACTCACTCGACGATTCCTTCAGCCCTCTCCGCGACGATCTCGACTCCGAAGCCCTCGCCACCACCAATCCCAACGACGATCGCATCGACGAGCACGACGACGCCGTTTTGGAAGAGGGCGGAAGCAACAACAACGAGGAAATCCTCGCCGATGAAGAGGATGAGGAGTCCACCGCCAGTAAGTCTAGTTACTTTTTTGACCATGTGAGCGGCGTGGTTCGGAGATCTTTCAATCGGCGTTCTATTGATGAATGGGAAGACTATGTTCCTTTCGATCTAAAGCATAGGTCTGACTTAGGGTTGGGGGTTGGTGAGTCTAAACCAGTGTTTGGATCGGACGATGTTTTGGTGGACGATAAATTGAGAACGAAATTGAGTCAAGTTAGGAAAATTGAGGATGCATTGCTGTTGAAAGGGTCTGTGTTGAGGGAAGGGTGGGGAGATTGGTTCGAAAAGAAGGGTGATTTTTTGAGGAGGGACAGGATGTACAAGTCAAATTTTGAGATTCTGAATCCATTGAATAACCCAATTTTGCAGGATCCTGATGGACCTGGTGTAACTGGATTAACTAGAGGCGATAAGATTTTCTTAAAGGATTTACTAAACGAATTTAAGCAAACTCCGTTCTTAGCTAAGAAGCCATTGGTTGTTTCTGAATCACAAGACGTCGTTTTAGGCAAAAAAGGCACTGACCATGATAAGGAGGTCAGTAGAGTGGGGAGAAGGGCTTTGACCAATGACAATATTCGCATTGTGAGGAGGAATGAGGGTTTAGAGAGAGATTTCTATGCAGATGGCAAGAGGTGGGGTTACTATCCAGGTTTGGATGAAAGGCTGTCGTTTGGGAATTTTATGGATGCGTTTTTCAGAAGAGGGAGATGCAATATGAGAGTATTCATGGTGTGGAATTCGCCTCCATGGATGTTTGGTATTCGGCAGCAGAGGTGTCTGGAGAGTCTTCTACATCATCACCCAGCTGCATGCGTGGTGGT
This window contains:
- the LOC125203817 gene encoding uncharacterized protein At4g19900-like, which encodes MLRQLRTRRRPRYGAHICALIAAVLLLLSVSLLYSRLSFFSSQPQVQHSLHHSLDDSFSPLRDDLDSEALATTNPNDDRIDEHDDAVLEEGGSNNNEEILADEEDEESTASKSSYFFDHVSGVVRRSFNRRSIDEWEDYVPFDLKHRSDLGLGVGESKPVFGSDDVLVDDKLRTKLSQVRKIEDALLLKGSVLREGWGDWFEKKGDFLRRDRMYKSNFEILNPLNNPILQDPDGPGVTGLTRGDKIFLKDLLNEFKQTPFLAKKPLVVSESQDVVLGKKGTDHDKEVSRVGRRALTNDNIRIVRRNEGLERDFYADGKRWGYYPGLDERLSFGNFMDAFFRRGRCNMRVFMVWNSPPWMFGIRQQRCLESLLHHHPAACVVVFSETIELNFFNGFVKDGYKVAVVMPNLDELLRDTPTHIFASVWHEWKMTKYYPVHYSELIRLAAIYKYGGIYLDSDIVMLKPLSELNNTVGYEDGLSGKTLNGAVMVFRKHSPFVLSCLEEFYTSYDDAQLRWNGADLLTRVANQFFSNKGIAGVNAELLLQPASVFFPFDSNIISRYFTAPRTEIEKHDQDDLFSKVMHQSVTVHLWNSATSALIPESGSLVFRLLNQFCIHCTDAL